One window of the Desulforegula conservatrix Mb1Pa genome contains the following:
- a CDS encoding Fic family protein codes for MFFIEFMLRMISDAIMSVTPQVAPQVTPQVIKLVNVLDGEMTRDEIQNSLSLKDRKSFRTRYLLPALAEGLIEMTIPEKPNSRLQKYRLTEKGQYRSNQNH; via the coding sequence ATGTTTTTCATCGAATTCATGCTGAGGATGATTTCAGATGCCATTATGTCTGTTACCCCCCAAGTCGCACCTCAAGTCACCCCCCAAGTCATTAAGCTCGTAAATGTTCTTGATGGTGAAATGACAAGGGATGAAATACAGAATTCGCTTAGTCTTAAAGACAGAAAATCCTTTCGGACGCGTTATCTCTTGCCTGCTTTGGCTGAAGGCCTGATTGAAATGACGATCCCTGAAAAACCAAACAGCCGTTTGCAGAAATACCGTTTGACTGAAAAAGGCCAGTATCGGTCGAATCAAAATCATTAA